In Lolium perenne isolate Kyuss_39 chromosome 5, Kyuss_2.0, whole genome shotgun sequence, the sequence CCACAGGGTTTTCCACATCTCCTTTCGTCTTGACAATGACCCTGGTACATCTAAGCACTGTCACTTGTCAAGCTGTTGCATGTACACTAAATTGACTGAAACAATCTCGATCTCTTGCAAGTACAAGCCCAGAAATCATCACCACCATTTCTTGGACAATGCATTTGGAGTATTAAAGCAGCATCAGGAGCCATGAACCTCTGTTGCACAAAATGTGCATTCCACCTGTATTTCCATCAATCAAATCTGCACTCCCTAACTATGGTTGCAATGCTTGGGTAGTTGGATACTGAAAGTACTAGCCAAACAAGGAGGTACATATCATGGAAAAAAAAACTAGGAGCATCatcaatagaaaaaataaagaaCATCATCATGTAAAAACATAAGGCATATCATCATGTCAAAAGACAAGGCACGTAATAAATTGCTCATAAACAGATATATCAGTACGGATAATGTCATCACAACGAAACAACTCACTTGGTGTCCCTCTAAACACACAACTCTCACTTGGTAACCTCTGCAGACCCACTATCTTCTACAATCATAGTATCTAATGCAACACATTCACCCAAGCTTCATTTTCTTAACGCTTTCCTGGTTTGCGGACTGGAAATTCTTGCCCTCAAACTCATTGATCTGGTCCATTATGAGTGTGTCAATGATATCAACCATGAAGAGGACCTCGTACCCCATCGTCTTCAGCGtgcatgattttatttctatttgtttgGTTGTATGATAATTTAAGTACTACTCCCTCCGGACTGATTTAATTGACGCAAGTAAACGTATGTGGTGTGCTGTGCTATAGCTAGCAGTTGCGTCGATTAAAACCGACCTGAGGGAGTATTTGTTTGTttggttgtatgaataatttaagtactatttgtttgattgattgtatgaataatttaagtactgtTTGTTTGATTGCATGAATAATTTAATtatgtgattgtatgaataaaatgggattgatatgttgtttcaaaatattgggaGGCGTCGTTTGGGAGGCGCCGATGTGGGAACAgtgtccccaaatagaggatgcactgCCGACGCCCCCATACAGCATTGCCGGCGTCCTTTGCCGGCGACTATTTGGGGGGCGcccgtggagatgctcttagcgctATGTTTTATGGCTTTAGTAACCCTGGAATAGTTTGTGCTTTTGCTGATGTATGTATGATTCTAGTATGTAAGGCATACCCAAAGTCTGCTTGTGCTGAACATATGCCCATCTTCAGTTTTATCTTATCTTGGCAACACATGTATAGCGGCAACCAATATGCGGCTCACCGCAGGGGCGCTAGAAATTAAACATGTCCAACATCAATTGTCAGAAACATGGCAGAAACTGCAGGGTTCCACAACTGTCAGTTCGACATTACAGGGTACTTGCGGCTTTATGTATTTTCTGATAGCAAcaagtgcttcctgggcttcacgGACAGCAAATGTCTCCATGGGGAAGCACCGGCCGCTTCTACTCGAGGAACACCTATAGTAACCGTGTGTGGTGTCCAACGTTAGGCGCTCAAGTGAAGATACATGCTGAAGCATACGACAGGTTAGCTCAATCAAGCTCTCGGCAATGCAAAATCTATGGATCGTCACATTCCTGAGGCTTCCATGGTGAAATTCTTGCATACGCGTCAAATGTGATAACTCACCATCAATCCTACCATAGCTTTTGCTAATCCTCGCCGACTGCATAGGAACAATTCTAATGTCAATTTAGATGCACCATCTAAACAGGAAAATCTGATAGAACTCAAGGGCAATGACAATATCAAAATGTGTCATTAATGTCTCAAAGTGCAGTCAAGATGTGTCATTTTGTCAAAAACAAATCTTAAATTTATATACTCAAAATACCATTAATTAGTAAACTGATGATGTTTTGAACATTGTTACTATCTCAAATATGGAATGTTGTCCATTATCTCATTATAGATTCATTAATATATATTTCCTGAAATTGTGTGCTCCATGGGAAATCCAATGGAACTATATTACCTAGAACATCTAAATGGTTTATTATATCGATCAAAGATGTGAAAGCTCTTAGACACCATGCATTTACAACTTAGCTTTCAATCAAGAATGGAAATCTATGATCTACTAATAAAGACAATAGAGACGACAATCTGAGCCAATTAACAAACAAATTTTTTAGACGAATGATGCACTTGGTTAATCGAATCAATGGCTATATAACAGTGACCTACCCACAAGATAAAAGTCTCCAAGGCAGGAGAAGCGTCAAGAAAATCTAACATACACAAATAATCATATGCTTCCAAGGCCATGGAAAGGGAAATATTCAAGAACTTGAGGTGGTGGAATTTGCCAGGCACCATTTCCGTGCTCACCCGCTGAAGAAAAAGACGCCTCAGATTAGTTGTGCCACCTGATATAACTACATGCTGTTTATACAAATCCAGCAGTTACTGGGTCTGAAGTTTCGGATTATGCATACCTCATGTGGCAATAACGATATGTTAAGGGCTTCAAGACCGGGTGCAATTGATGGAAGCTTGCAGAGACCATAACTTGCAAATGCAGAAGATATTCGGAGTTTTTTCACTTGCGATGAACCATATCCCAGTGAGAGTGAGACATCCACTTGGTCGTTAActacaaggtcaacaatggagataTTTGGGGCATTGTTCTCGATCACCTGTAGCATTTTACACTCAAACACCTCCAGGGACCTTAGGTGCAGAAGCAGGGAAGGTATCTTCAAGCAGATGATCTCACCACAATAGATGAGTTGCAAATGCCTCAAAGCCAACGAATTCGAAAGAAAGAATCCCAACTCGTCATCACCGATACGCACAGACCGCAAGTGCAATCTCGTCAAGCAACCAAGTCCGGCCATGGGACGGAAACTAGAGTTCGTGAGTGTAAGAAACCTAATCGACTCCCCGCTCTCCCCAGATAAAAGTGAACATGGGAAGTTGTACTCTGTTTTGCAGTAACTGTGCCAAGGCAGCATCACAGTGATTTCTTGGATACCGGGAGCAATAGCTGTTTCAAGAAACCTGTCGACATAACAGCTGTCTAGTGTTTTCCAGTTCCTCGGAAGTTGAAGCTTAAGCGTCTTCACTCCGATGCCTGAATGATTTCGCAAAATACGATCAATAATGCTTATAAGAATAAGTGCTCTTTCATCCTCCGTGCCTTCTTGTCTAATCAAGCCCAGTTCTTTCATGCTGAAGGTGAGGTTAGGATAGTGTCTCCAGGAACTTAGAAACAACCGAGACACGCAGGAAGCACGTGCGGCATCTCGCATCGGCATTAGGGCATGTATATGATGCATGACATCCTGCAGACAATATCATGGGAGTCAGAGTTCGGCATTGGCACCACAAGATGAAAATGGCCGCATCAATGGAGGCCATAACCAACAGGACCAAAAGATGCACAGCTGCCAAATGGCATGGTTATCTCTCCTCATGAAATTTGTGATCTCATAAACTTTTATCATTCGAAGTAGCGGAGAGCCTCATCACCAGTAGCATTCTAATCTTGTGTTAAAAAATTACTACAGTAGAACATGACTTTGTCAGTAACCAGGATGCATGTGAGAGGGAGGATAATCAAATCATCTCAATAGCATACGCTCCGTGTCGAACAAATGATGTTCCCTTTCCAATGTAAAACGGTAGAATTTTTTTAGGTATGTCAAATGTCTAtattctttgtgaatttatcaAATTCCATGCACAAAACATACGTTTAGTGACTCAGGTGAAAACAAAATGTGCTTAAGAAAAAAAATCTGGACCATGGGTTTCGTTTTTCATGCCCAGGACACGACACATCTTTTTTTCTTGAACTTTGCAGACATACACGAGGCATGAAATTTGTATATTTGTCAAAAAAATCACATGTTTTTAAAATTAGAATGTGTTAAATCACTACTGTTCATCCTAGGAGAGTATACTCCGGGGAATGAAAACACCGCGCCCATAAGATGGTGTTTTCTTCTGCAATAGGATGGGGTAGTTAACTACTGCAAGAAAATAAAATTTTGTGTCATTAAACAATCGAAATAAACATGTTGCTTGCTTGAGTGTGAGTAATTGAAACCCCACTGCCACTATATAGGACCCGAGGATTAATTTCTGGGGATATGCTTGCTGTGGCTTGAAACCTTTAAAGGAAAAGTTTCCTGCTTAGGAGATTTCTGCTATGGCAGGAAGAAGGTGAAATATGAGCTTAAGATGATTCACAGTGGATTGGCATGGCAGTTGAGAGAGCTTTAGGGGCACTTATTTTGGACTTCTAGCCCAGCTTCGAGGTCCCAGGATGCTGAAGATCAAAAGAAGGGATGATTTCTAGATAAGTTTCTTCCTACCCTGAAACCAGGAGGTCTACCGAGAAACTGCGAGTGACCAGTCAGAATTTCCCCTTCTCTTAGTCGTAGACTCGTAATCACGATCAGAATGCCACCGCATCCCTGAAACCATTTTCCTTTGCCTTCCACCCGCGATTCCTTTCGTCTACATCGTGATAGAGCACCCGGCCACCGGAACCACCAGGCAACCACCTgcgatacccccccccccccccccccaaacaaGCCCCGCCGGCGACTACTTTCCCCACGTCCATTCCCCGCCGCCCGAAACCATCCGAGGCCAGATCTGCTCCGTCTGACGACCTCCACTCTCCCCAAGTCAATCTACTCCGCCGGTGCCCCAGGACTGCCCTAGGACCAGGAGCTCCGCCGCCTCGAGCTCCTACTCCACCTCCTCTTGCCGCCCGTGATGAGGAGCTACACCAACCCAACTACCAGGTGTCATCGCCTTGCCCCGTCTGCCCGATAGATGATCGTTGATGCAACGAGATTTTGCAATAATGCAATGAGAATGTTAGGTCGAAATTCACCATGTAGATGTGTTCTATGCTATCCTCTTTATGAAAATCATGTGATATATGATGAATATGGAAGTGAGCAAATCAGTGAGCACATTTGACCATGTTATGCAATCACAAGTTGTATGAAACAAGGCCAAACTACTATGGAGGGGCAGTATAGACTTTTCATAATTCAACCTAAAAAATAAGCCCACAATCATAAGCCGAAAAGAATAGGAGAGACAGTTTCTCAAAGCTTCTTCCAACCGGTATTCATAAGCCGGCTTCTCCATAAGCTTAAGCCCAAAAATAAGTGGCCCTTAGAACAAGTTTGTGCGGGGAAGGGGTCTGAATAACGATCCAGATAAAGCAAAGTGGAAATGGACAAAACATGAGTTTTCACAATGAAATATATGCATTCTCATCTGCGTAGTAAGTGCATTGACAAATCGTTTTTTACAACTCTAAAAAAGCAAAATCTGTTGTTGCTATGGCAAGAAGGTGGAATGTGAGCTTTAGAAGATGGTTAACAGTAGATATGCATGTCAGCTGAGAGAGCTTAAGAACATGTTGATGGGGCAGCTCTGTAAAATGACCCAGATAAAGCAAAGTTCTCTTTCCGTCCCACGAAGattgtctgagatttgtcaaaaTCTAGATGTgtctagacactaaatagcatctagatacatccaaattttaacaaaccTCGGACAATCttcatgggatggagggagtagaagTGAACAAAAGGAAGATTTTTACAAATGAAAATATATGTACTCTTATATGTGCAGTAATGACATTTATAGGTCATTTTGAAGGTGTTCCGGAGAATGCCCACCACGCTCCGGAGAAGAAACTATCCTTCATACCACTACGTATTTCGATGTAAAACTTTGACTTATAATTTGACCAACAAAATATAAGTTATATGACACCAAAAACATACTGTTGGAACATCTTTAAAAATTGAATCCAATTGTATACTTTTACTGACATATaagatataactcatattttgtagcTCAAATTATTAGTCAAAGTTTTTACCTTGAAATGCGTGGTGGTCTTATATACAAAACAACCCATGAAGTGTTTTGTAGTTGTGCTGATGCCAGATATGTTTATGTTTTATTTTGGCAAGAGCACAACCCGACCTGGATCTTTCTCTCAGTAGTACCATAGTTCTTAATAATGATCGAGGCATTCAGATCATAGGCATTGCAGCTATAGGGCTAGCTTTTGTTTTCAACCAGGCTAACCTCTTTCAATTAATTGCTCAATGGAAAGATATTGTTCATGAGTAAAAGCAACTGGAAGGTAGAAGgaaagaaataaagaaattgaGTTGGAGAACCAAGGAGAAACCTGTTGTGATTGAAACATTCAGTATGGGGCAAAAAGCCATCTAGAAGGTAAGGAACATAGCTTGTTTAAGAAATTGATTAACTATCCAGTCAAGCTAATTTGTTATGCAATTCAAGTCTATCTGATTGTTTCTCCGCCGAGGGGAACTGGTTATAAGATAAGATGGTGCCTGGTGGTGCTTGTTGCTGGTTAAGTTTCCTACAAACTTCTGTCGTTTTAGATCACCACCCTTTGAGCACTAGCAGTAGCCTGGTGCCGGGGATTAGTCTTCTTTACTTTCGGCATTCGTATGCTGGGCTTGCTGAACTTTCTGTGGATGTTCCGTTGTCATTTTGGTAGTGAAACCCGGCCTTGATCGTATGAAAAAAAAGAAGGTCTGACTAAGATGAGAAACAGTACTGCAATTCCTTTTTTAGGGGAATATTAAAATTCCCTTAACCGAGTAGAGCTGGAATCTAGATATAATGTACAGTTAGGGCAGCACTTTTAATTAGAGCATGCATAGTGGGATATCATATATAGTATCATGAATTTTATGTATGAAAAAATTTGACGTTTCACTGCAATTAATATGGAGAGAGATCATAGTGGTATCATAAcatgtaaaacaaaacaaaaaaaactttaaAATAAAATAGATCTTTTGCACAATTTTTGTATTGGAATTTTACAAAACAGtaaatataagaagactatgataGTACCATCTGATACCATGCATTATAAAAATAGTATCATACCCATATTATGAATTTCTGATATATAGTACTACTAGCCACTTGCCACTGTGACCTATTATGTGCCAAGTATTTCATACCTCCGAAAGGCTGTTCAAGTGAGAATTGGAACTGGTATCCTCATCATCCTGTTGACAGGACGAGGACTTCCTTCTGGCTGCCGAAGAACCTGGGTCACCTGCAATAATACAGTGACGGTGGGTTATGATTACGAACACAGTACCCTCTGGGCACCGGCCTCTCCGAGCCACCACCAAGATCCAATTCTTTCAGCTTCCGCGAGAGAATCAACAATTTTCAGATCAACAGGTCGCACGATCAAATTCACACCCACGTTCGTAAGGGAATAATAGAACTCCAACTGAACACTGCCTAGGACTCGAGATCAGCCGGTAAACGAGGGAAACCCAGAGGCCGGGAAGGAAGAACTAGCTTACCGGGGGTGTGGGTGGACGTCATGGCCGGCCGGCGCTCCGGTACGTGTGACCCCGTCCTAAGAAGGGCCAAGGCGATCGACCACAGAGGGAAGAGTATCGCGGCGAGGAGCCGCACGCCTTGGCTGCTATTTCCAGATCAAAGCGAGAGACTGCCCTCTATGATCCTCCTTATAATGTACGTACAAAGCATACAAAGTACTGTACTAGTATATACGTTGGTACATCCGTTCTACTCGGATCAGGACTCAGGACTCGGGAGGAGGTTTTCCGTATGCGCAGCGCGAcgggtttcttcttcttcttcttgacatgGCAAAGCGACGGTTTTGGCAAGTCAACTTCTCCCGTTAAATGCGTGATACCGATTCGATGCTGTGTTTGTTCGTGCGCCCTACGAGCGCAATTTCTATTTCTTGCTGCGCACCCTACTCTCTTACAAGTGCTCATTCGTCCCGCTCTTTGGAAAAGATCGCGCGGTTGGGAGGGATGCGACGTAGATGTCCAAAAAAACACTAGTGTAACTTATGGAATTGAACCAGCTCCTGCACATTCCCCTCTCGTATGTTCCCCGCGTCGATGTGCTTGCTCTCCATCCTTAAGAACATCTCCACTAGCGGTCCCCAAATAGACGTCGACAGGTGCGTCGGCATGAGTGTATGGGGGACGTCGGCACGTCCTCCCGAACTAAAATTTTTGTTCCTATTTACGCCATCTACACAATATTTTCAAATAATAGTTCAAACAGTTTTCAAACACATAAATTTATTCATACAATAATTTAACATAGTTTAACACAAATACAAATGGAATTATTCATACATTAATTTCAATTTTAAACCATGCGTTCGCGGCTCCTCTCCTCGCCCACAAATGCACATCTAGATCCGCCTGGAGTTGAGCATAAATGTCTGCATCCTGGATTTCTTCATGCATGTTAAGGAAAACTAGCCGGAGCGCGACGGTGATTGAGGGCACGACGGGAGCGCAACGGTGATGGAGGGCACGACGGGAGCGCGACAGTGATGGAGgtattgtggatatacttcatgggtgtaccatcgacggtggctagatccggcaagccgggtggtccatagacggtgatggtggcgtaTGGCCCATCGGACGGCCCAATTgttgtagatcaagatggataAAGTCCAgctcaggaacgaggagccggatccaccgGCCAACCCTGGAAGTCGGATTCGGCCTGGCCCATCAGGGGTAGCAGAATCCGGTACGGGCGTAAAAGGAAAGGCGGAtcattgacgtgcacggcaatgtactATTTCGTAGTTAGGCAACTCATATTCCAGCTAGGACTCTCTGTGTAAACCCTAAATcttggcgcctttataagccggatccccggagccctagaggcacaaccacaactcattgtaacaacgcgaaagcgcccagataattttaGACAAGCAACAGTAGACCCTGTCATCGTGCATATGTTCTGAAGCTGGGTAacccgcgtaccaccgtcccaagGACTCTTCACCCTAtgacccctacttcttcttcccctgGAGAGGATCCCTCCTCCAAGGTACcgacgaataggcaacgacagttggcgcccaccgtggggccagcggcgtctggaggccggaaccgggagggttccgccatgggaagcttcaaCAACTCCATTGTTGCGGGGTGTGTTCTTTACGCAgggaactttccgatcgtccctctggatgagtgctggattccggctaagaccgaCCCCGTCAAGCTTTCCATCATCCCAATCGAcgtcattcacatcttcatcggcgagaccgtcgattccgacggaaacgcccaGGTAAGTCACGCTGacacgaccgccgctgagcaggacgtagTCGTAAAGATCCGATCTGGGTCGCATGAACTTCATaacgaagattccgccttagatctggaaatatcaaaacccacccaatccgcacaTGAGCAGGAAATTAAGGTGGaaaaccaatgcagatccgcctgggtctcccaggtgttagagaagcaaaggcgccacttcgtgcacttcctcgcacatactGTAGGAACCGCCCCTCCTCACGACGGAGCTGGACCCGTGTAGGTTGAGGCTGCCGGAAATAGCGATACTCCGGACCAGCAAGAGGTTGCCGGAGACAACAATgctccggatcagcaagaggatgTCGGATATAAAGAAGAATCGGTACTCGAGAACCTAAGCCAACTATCCGGCGATGCATATTCCATGGACTGAGAGGAGTACAACCTAGAGTTGAAGAAGTTGGAGGACGAGGAGAAAGCTGAGGCGGAATCTGCTCTGCCAAAATAGGTCCTCGCGACCGTAACTGGGTTGGAACAGGGAGCTGACGCAGACGAAACTCCGCCCAACACCGGAAATCCAGGCCCGACCAATCCGAAGACCCCGCAACGATTGCGTTATCGCATCGTGCCGGATCCGGTAGAAGGACGTGTTCTAGAACACGGAGAAGACATGTCCATAGAAGAGCTCGCCAGGGCAGCAGGCCGGGGTGCCATTGCAAACTCGGAAGTCCTAACCAAGCCAATAACTCCGGAAGAAGCCGTAGACCCGGAAGCTTTAGAAGCCAAACCGAAGGAACTGCTGGCTGCCGCTGAGAGGTTTTCCAATACCGTGGTAGTAATGCTGGAGGAAAGGCAAGACGCGGAGGAGTTGCTGGAACGGGTTGAGGAGAAAGAGCGCACAACCATGAAATACTTGCAGAAGGCCAAAGCACTCAGGAAGCGGTGGGAATCGATCATAGGCAATGCCAGCAAGGAAGCAGAAAGGATCCGACAGGAAGCCATTCGCCCTCGCAAGATTAACTTTGACAGCCCCACCAATCATCAGCCGCtcacaactccaaaggataacatgaagaaggttgtggagctTATGGCCAAAAACGATGATGaaatcgacatcaaccacctccccacacttgtcgcttcagcaatgaagcaacaAAGTAAGGGAGATACTTTGCACATGATGGAATCCAACCAGGATCTCTGTGTATCCACCACGCAGAAGGATGCCTCAGGAAGGAAGCGTCGTGAcgaagaatcgcgcaccggatccacagagcgcagaagaagaaccagggaacatccaaatccgatccccgtaccctCGAAAACACCTCCGACGGACCCAAACAAGGGAAATGATCCGATGTACACTGGCAGGGACAAGTACCAgaacccgtcacctccgccccggaacacgcgtcctcctccgccacctctccgtcgtagtccagctggaaacaccagaccccacgagcctggtggaattaacatccgcgacaacgtggtccCTCAGAGGAGCTAGAACAAGGAGAGCATGCCCGAACCCCGTAGAAGCCAGAACGAAGAACGCGAGCCTGAGCCCCGCAGAAGCTAGAATGAGGGAGGCGACCGCCATCATGGagaaggtagccaccgaagccggaaTCAGCAGCAACAAGGACGCGGAGGCgaagaaggcggaagcaaaaggtctcATCGGCCCCTCGCAGATGtccctccccaccacccagtggaggaggtggaggcagaGGCGGAGGCCGTAGATCCCGTTCCCGCTCAAAATCTCCCGCCCGCAATGGTTCGCACGACGCACATGAACGTCTCAACGAGTACAGAGATGAATACGTCGGCCCAAAGTactttggcaggatgatccgagaggagACAAAGCCAAAAGGTTGAACCTCAAGCTacgcggaaatctgaagcattatgatggcagtgAAAGGCCCGATAACTGGATTGATGACTACTTCAATGCAGTCAGCTTTGCCGGAGGGACCCCCAATGTGgcatgccgcatgctccagttgtaccttgttggtCCAGGCCGTacttggctcagcgacctcgataaaaactccatcttttgttggtttgacctgaagatcgccttcgagaaacactccaggggcacctacaaaagacccgccacaacaagcgacttacTGGCGTGTATCCAGAAGAAGAACGAAACCTCTCGAGATTTTCGTACTCGGTGGTTAGCAACAAGAAACGAGTGTGAGAATGTGGATAACCGCACAACAATGCTAGCTTTCATAGGTGGCTTGCAAAGAGGGGGCTGCTccggcacaagctcacttgccTTATCAACGAGAACAAGCTGACCTTGGACGATATGATCGGCATTGCCAGCACTCACaccgccgccgatgatgacgcaggtggAGAACTCTCGGCCACAGCCatacccctgcatcagcaaaagaagaaccgtgataacagcATTAGCAAAAACAAACGGAAGAACCCCTCTGACGACCAAAAGAGCGGCGGATCTGACATGGTAGCCATGACATTCCAACgtagaggtcaaggaggcggaagagggcgTGGCCATGGTGGCGGAGCCGGTAGGGACCAACAGCGCGCTGATGAGGTCACTGTTGTTGGGTTCTGTGCTCCCCAAACCTATGAAGAATACAGGGATATGCCATGCTTGGCCCACATTGATCCGGCTACTGGCAAATCCTCCCACATCAATCGCAACtacaagtgggtcaacgatctcaaAACTGACCcaaaagcaggatacaagcgcgcctggaagcaccgcccgcgcggcaaaggaggcaagggaaaGTACAAGGAAAAGGACGAGGACAGTTCCGAGGTGATGGAAGAGGATgaagcttcgccggatcccaaagagagttccgcagctaacaaatccaaccccttcgtcaaaaagagtgcAGGTGCATACCACATTTTCCTCAGAACCCCAACGGTCCTAAACGCCACTGTTCCGGCTGTGCCACAATATGTCAAGTGGTCGG encodes:
- the LOC127301965 gene encoding uncharacterized protein is translated as MTSTHTPGDPGSSAARRKSSSCQQDDEDTSSNSHLNSLSEDVMHHIHALMPMRDAARASCVSRLFLSSWRHYPNLTFSMKELGLIRQEGTEDERALILISIIDRILRNHSGIGVKTLKLQLPRNWKTLDSCYVDRFLETAIAPGIQEITVMLPWHSYCKTEYNFPCSLLSGESGESIRFLTLTNSSFRPMAGLGCLTRLHLRSVRIGDDELGFFLSNSLALRHLQLIYCGEIICLKIPSLLLHLRSLEVFECKMLQVIENNAPNISIVDLVVNDQVDVSLSLGYGSSQVKKLRISSAFASYGLCKLPSIAPGLEALNISLLPHERVSTEMVPGKFHHLKFLNISLSMALEAYDYLCMLDFLDASPALETFILWSARISKSYGRIDGELSHLTRMQEFHHGSLRNVTIHRFCIAESLIELTCRMLQHVSSLERLTLDTTHGYYRCSSSRSGRCFPMETFAVREAQEALVAIRKYIKPQVPCNVELTVVEPCSFCHVSDN